One Phaseolus vulgaris cultivar G19833 chromosome 2, P. vulgaris v2.0, whole genome shotgun sequence DNA window includes the following coding sequences:
- the LOC137812291 gene encoding very-long-chain 3-oxoacyl-CoA reductase-like protein At1g24470 yields MVIAECNRVDHCVLIISCLGLIVTLRLLLSLSTWIFRTCFRSEKNLIRTYGSWALVTGATDGIGKAFACQLAQRGLNLILVSRTLQKLEAVAREIKAKHPNARVKVVEIDFASGDLSEGLQRVEEASEGLDVGVLVNNVGMTYPHAMFFDEVEESVWRKIVRVNVEGTTKVTKCVLRGMLERRKGAIVNIGSGAALVLPSHPLFTVYAATKAYVDQFSRSLYVEYGQYGIHVQCQVPLYVATNMVSRVACIQRDSLFIPTAEAYARAAIAEIGFQATCIPYWAHSFQGFLAHLIPHPLLDSWRLSIGIRRRNNQNQSSFTSTLSP; encoded by the exons ATGGTTATAGCAGAATGTAACAGAGTTGATCACTGTGTCCTCATAATCTCATGCCTCGGTTTAATCGTCACGCTCCGCCTCCTCCTCTCCCTCTCCACCTGGATCTTCCGAACCTGCTTCCGATCCGAGAAGAACCTCATCCGAACCTACGGTTCCTGGGCTCTGGTCACCGGAGCCACCGACGGCATCGGCAAGGCTTTCGCCTGCCAGCTGGCACAGCGAGGGCTCAACCTCATCCTCGTGAGCAGAACCTTGCAGAAGCTGGAAGCTGTTGCGCGTGAAATCAAGGCGAAGCATCCAAACGCGCGCGTGAAGGTGGTGGAGATAGACTTCGCGAGCGGGGATCTGTCGGAGGGTCTGCAGCGCGTGGAGGAGGCGAGTGAGGGGTTGGATGTTGGCGTGTTGGTGAACAACGTGGGGATGACGTATCCGCATGCGATGTTTTTCGACGAAGTCGAGGAAAGTGTGTGGAGGAAGATCGTTAGAGTGAACGTGGAAGGAACAACGAAAGTAACGAAATGTGTTCTGCGTGGGATGTTGGAAAGGAGAAAGGGAGCCATCGTTAACATTGGCTCCGGTGCTGCACTCGTTCTTCCTTCTCATCCTCTCTTCACTGTCTATGCTGCCACCAAGGC TTACGTGGATCAATTCTCAAGATCTCTGTACGTGGAGTATGGACAATATGGGATACATGTGCAATGTCAG GTACCACTGTACGTTGCAACAAATATGGTATCAAGGGTGGCTTGTATTCAGAGAGATTCGTTGTTTATACCTACAGCTGAGGCTTATGCAAGAGCTGCAATTGCTGAAATTGGGTTCCAAGCAACGTGCATACCTTATTGGGCTCACTCTTTTCAGGGCTTCTTAGCACACTTAATCCCTCACCCTCTGCTTGATTCCTGGCGATTATCCATCGGTATTCGCCGCCGGAACAATCAAAACCAATCCTCATTCACTTCAACTTTATCTCCAtga
- the LOC137812292 gene encoding uncharacterized protein, protein MHVGMNITLTKPFILRCFIVSLLLSLPFFLFLILLLLSPQQHYRHVSIATTGNDNLRIRPGYSSYDAYIQRQLNKTLNPRLRKIWTTRDWDRKIPVFARFFEDLKEKKLLQKGSKALCVGARVGQEVEALRRVGVSDSIGMDLVPYPPLVVKGDFHNQPFDNGTFDFEFSNVFDHALYPERFVGEIERTLKPNGVCVLHVALSRRADKYSANDLYSVDPLLTLFNHSALVHVRAVDGFGLDTEVAFRKNTLG, encoded by the coding sequence ATGCATGTGGGAATGAACATTACACTCACAAAACCATTCATCCTAAGATGTTTTATCGTCTCCCTCCTCCTCTCCCTCcccttcttcctcttcctcatcctcctACTCCTCTCTCCGCAACAACACTACCGCCACGTCAGCATCGCCACCACCGGCAATGACAACCTCAGAATTCGACCCGGTTACTCTTCCTACGACGCCTACATCCAGCGCCAGCTCAACAAAACCCTCAACCCGCGCCTCCGGAAAATATGGACCACGCGCGACTGGGACCGCAAGATCCCGGTTTTTGCGCGCTTCTTCGAGGACCTCAAGGAAAAGAAGCTTCTCCAGAAGGGCTCGAAGGCGCTTTGCGTAGGCGCGCGCGTGGGGCAAGAAGTGGAGGCGCTAAGGCGCGTCGGCGTTAGCGACTCCATCGGAATGGACCTCGTTCCCTACCCTCCCCTCGTGGTTAAGGGCGACTTTCACAACCAACCGTTTGATAACGGCACGTTCGACTTCGAATTCTCGAACGTCTTCGACCACGCGCTCTACCCGGAACGCTTCGTGGGCGAGATCGAACGAACGTTGAAGCCCAACGGCGTGTGTGTGTTGCACGTGGCGCTGTCGCGGCGCGCCGATAAGTACTCCGCCAACGACCTCTACAGCGTGGACCCCCTCCTCACGCTCTTCAACCACTCCGCTTTGGTTCACGTTCGTGCCGTTGATGGTTTTGGTTTGGACACAGAGGTTGCCTTTCGTAAGAACACTTTAGGTTAA